The Ailuropoda melanoleuca isolate Jingjing chromosome 9, ASM200744v2, whole genome shotgun sequence genome includes a region encoding these proteins:
- the KLHL25 gene encoding kelch-like protein 25, translating to MSVSVHETRKSRSSTGSMNITLFHKASHPDCVLAHLNTLRKHCMFTDVTLWAGDRAFPCHRAVLAASSRYFEAMFSHGLRESRDDMVNFQDNLHPEVLELLLDFAYSSRIVINEENAESLLEAGDMLQFHDVRDAAAEFLEKNLFPSNCLGMMLLSDAHQCRRLYEFSWRMCLVHFETVRQSEDFNSLSKDTLLDLISSDELETEDERVVFEAILQWVKHDLEQRKTHLPELLRSVRLALLPADCLKEAVSGEALLMADERTRLIIDEALRCKTKILQNDGVVTSPCARPRKAGHTLLILGGQTFMCDKIYQVDHKAKEIIPKADLPSPRKEFSASAIGCKVYVTGGRGSENGVSKDVWVYDTVHEEWSKAAPMLIARFGHGSAELENCLYVVGGHTSLAGVFPASPSVSLKQVEKYDPGANKWTMVAPLRDGVSNAAVVSAKLKLFVFGGTSIHRDMVSKVQCYDPAENRWTIKAECPQPWRYTAAAVLGSQIFIMGGDTEFTAASAYRFDCETNQWTRIGDMTAKRMSCHALASGNKLYVVGGYFGTQRCKTLDCYDPTSDTWNCITTVPYSLIPTAFVSTWKHLPS from the coding sequence ATGTCGGTCAGCGTCCACGAGACCAGGAAGTCACGGAGCAGCACGGGCTCCATGAACATCACCCTCTTCCACAAAGCCTCCCACCCCGACTGCGTGCTGGCCCACCTCAACACGCTGCGCAAACACTGCATGTTCACGGACGTCACGCTCTGGGCCGGCGACCGTGCCTTCCCCTGCCACCGCGCCGTGCTGGCCGCGTCCAGCCGGTACTTCGAGGCCATGTTCAGCCACGGCCTGCGGGAGAGCCGGGACGACATGGTCAACTTCCAGGATAACCTGCACCCCGAGGTGTTGGAGCTGCTGCTGGACTTTGCCTACTCGTCCCGCATCGTCATCAACGAGGAGAACGCCGAGTCGCTGCTGGAGGCCGGCGACATGCTGCAGTTCCACGACGTGCGGGACGCCGCCGCCGAGTTCCTGGAGAAGAACCTCTTCCCCTCCAACTGCCTGGGCATGATGCTGCTGTCGGACGCGCACCAGTGCCGCCGGCTGTACGAGTTCTCCTGGCGCATGTGCCTGGTGCACTTCGAGACCGTGCGGCAGAGCGAGGACTTCAACAGCCTGTCCAAGGACACCCTGCTGGACCTCATCTCCAGTGACGAGCTGGAGACGGAGGACGAGCGTGTGGTCTTCGAGGCCATCCTCCAGTGGGTGAAGCACGACCTGGAGCAGAGGAAGACCCACCTGCCCGAGCTCCTCCGGAGCGTGCGGCTGGCCCTGCTGCCGGCAGACTGCCTGAAGGAGGCCGTCTCCGGCGAGGCCCTCCTCATGGCCGACGAGCGCACCAGGCTCATCATAGACGAGGCGCTGCGTTGCAAGACCAAGATCCTGCAGAACGACGGGGTGGTCACCAGCCCCTGCGCCCGGCCGCGCAAGGCAGGCCACACGCTGCTGATCCTGGGGGGCCAGACCTTCATGTGCGACAAGATCTACCAAGTGGACCACAAGGCCAAGGAGATCATCCCCAAGGCGGACCTGCCCAGCCCCCGGAAGGAGTTTAGCGCCTCGGCAATTGGCTGCAAGGTCTACGTGACCGGGGGCCGGGGCTCCGAGAACGGGGTCTCCAAGGACGTGTGGGTGTATGACACCGTCCACGAGGAGTGGTCCAAGGCGGCGCCCATGCTGATCGCCCGCTTTGGTCACGGTTCCGCTGAGCTGGAGAACTGCCTCTATGTGGTCGGGGGACACACGTCCCTGGCGGGCGTCTTCCCCGCCTCCCCTTCTGTCTCCCTGAAGCAGGTGGAGAAGTACGACCCCGGGGCTAACAAGTGGACAATGGTGGCCCCGCTGAGGGACGGCGTCAGCAATGCCGCAGTGGTGAGCGCCAAGCTGAAGCTCTTTGTTTTCGGAGGGACCAGCATCCACCGAGACATGGTGTCCAAAGTCCAGTGCTACGACCCCGCGGAAAACCGGTGGACCATCAAGGCGGAGTGCCCCCAGCCTTGGCGGTACACGGCAGCCGCCGTCCTGGGCAGCCAGATCTTCATCATGGGAGGTGACACGGAGTTCACGGCCGCCTCGGCCTACCGCTTCGACTGTGAGACCAACCAGTGGACGCGGATCGGGGACATGACCGCCAAACGCATGTCCTGCCACGCCCTGGCCTCGGGCAACAAGCTCTATGTGGTGGGGGGCTACTTCGGGACGCAGAGGTGTAAGACCCTGGACTGCTATGACCCCACTTCGGACACGTGGAACTGCATCACCACCGTGCCCTACTCGCTCATCCCCACTGCCTTTGTCAGCACCTGGAAGCACCTGCCCTCGTGA